The sequence below is a genomic window from Bradysia coprophila strain Holo2 chromosome X unlocalized genomic scaffold, BU_Bcop_v1 contig_128, whole genome shotgun sequence.
ctaacaggttatgggcccagcaACGCTTAAAACTGTTTGTGAATTATAAACCGTACATAGCTAAGCATAGCTGAACATAGTTTCGCATAGCAACGAGCATAGTAAGGCGTAGAAACTGGCATAGCAAAAGGCATAGCAAGTATCATAGCGAAACGTAGCAAGGAGCATAGTAAAACATAGTACAAGCATAGCAAAGCATAGTATCGGCGAGAACCATGGAACCGAAGGGGAAGAAACCATTTTTCGAGaaattaaatggaaacaaTTTCACGAACTGGTCGTACCGAATGAAATTGTACCTTCAGAAAGAAAAGTGTTGGGAAGTGATCAATCTCCCAGAGAGACCACAAGATATCCCCGAAAAGAAATGGGACAAAAAAGAGCAGAACGCAATGTATCAAATTAGTATAATGGTGGAAAACAACCAACTTCCATTTATTAAGAGAACACCTACTGCCAGGGAAGCTTGGATCGAATTGGCGAAACACCACAGAAAGGCTTCGTTAACCACAAAAATCCGATTATTACGAAAGCTTTATCATGAAGTCTTACCGAAAGAAGGCAATATGGAGGACCATTTGTCTACTTTAATGGGATATTACGATGATCTGTGTGAAATTGGTCATGTGGTAGATGAAAAGCAATTCGTATCGATTATCATTACAAGTGTTGGCGAAGAATATGATAAACTGGTTACAGCATTGGATTGTCGAAATGAAGATGAGCTAACTTTGGATTTAGTCAAGTGCAAACTCCTGGACGAGTATGAgcgaaaagttaaaattaaggaaaacaaGGATCAAGAGGAAGCTGCTTACCAAGTTTACAATAAAACGCCATTTTGTGACTTCTGTAAGACCAAAGGTCACGTAAAGAAATcttgttcgaaatttcaagGTTGGTTAGAGAAAAGAAAGAAGGAAGATCAAGATGGTAAAATTGAGTCTGCGAATGCTGTGAAAGATGTTGATTCAGATAGTGATGTGGACTATTCGTTTTGATTCTTATACAATGCAACTTTGAGAGGAAGTGTTGAAGTTATAGATTATAACAAAGTAGCATTGTAGAAAGGATTTATACTTTAGGTTGATCTAAGTATACCTTAATAattcttcatcaaaattcatcaGTCTCCAATAAAGGTTCATACAAATCACAACTTCTAACAATTACCATCGCGTGACTAGCGAATTGAAACTCTTCAAGTTAGCGCGGTCCATATGAAATCGTGTggctttttcatataatttataATCTCAGAAATTAGAATCAATTATGTCAACTTTTTGGAGGAAGTAATAAATCCCATTTAGAGCAATCCTTTTATCGACCTTTGTACATCCTATTCAACCTTTGGCTTCAGAACATCGACCGTCAACTACCTTGGTTTGCGTAAATGCCAATTACTTGACAAAGTAGTTGTTTAAGAGTTCGTGGATCAAGAAAGTGAAAGTAACTTGCTCCAATCCTCATAAATAACAATGAAGTTTGATCCTAACAATTTATGGCTTGATCCTCAGAAAATTGTGGAATAAATTTTGATCTGCAACAAACTTACGCggtattttaaaattttcgatggTAAATGTAATGCTCTAAAGTTAAGATTGAAGGTGGTCAACGAATTGGCACTATATTCAATGGGGCTCGTTAAAAATAGGTTATAAAAGTTGGTGATAACTCACCTTTTCCCTACTTTTTCGTTACAAAATCCAACTATTTTTAGCAACTATTTTCCCTAACTTTACTCACTTTTCGactgttttattttaaatttattgtggAATGCCAGTACATTACCAGTGAAGGAATTCGATATCTAGTATCCAGATGAGTGAAAGAATCCGagatataaaattatttctcgtGTATAGTacggcgttttactttacgagcgatgGAAACACTTTTCGCCAGTGAGGGAAAAGACACATTCCTtccctagtaaagtaaaattaattgaatatgATCGTCCGAAAGTTGGTCATGTAGTTTGCTGATTACCAATTGAAACGTTCAGGacattcaaaatgaattttgaaattaatgaacGAGAGAGCAGAACGACAACCGAAAGTTTTGTAATGTTGACAGAGAAATCAACTGTTGACAAAGGATGGAATAGATCATAAAAGACCTGGTTGGCTGTAAACAATGCAACAAATGTAAAGACAAGAAAATTGTATGTCTGAGGTttgaattcacaaaaaaaaaacgaaaagataatttaaaaaaattctccagaCACAACAACGACTATAAATTGCAatgcaattttgtttcattgacCACCATCAATTAATCTGATCAAAATTTTAGTCTTTTGGTCAacaatttgttaaatcaatgaaaacacGCAAactaaaaatagatttcacTAAAATGATATCTATTATTCCGACATATGGGACCTGTAACTCGTAACATTGTATGGAAAAGATAACACACCTTTTGCACATATGCTCATAACACTGTGATATtaatatttatcaaaaaaaaaaaaaattggttcaaacTATTACCTTGTGTAAATAGCAATAAATTCAGGGAATAACTTGAAATGGTTCCACAGATAGACATCCTTCCATAGTTGTATTAGCGTGTCTCAAGTTGTTTGTCGttccaacattttcaatattttttctctaaattttgTAAGGATTTTGTaggaaattcagaaaaaatggtttttgggAGAACttgcacgaaaaaaaaacgtcagaTGAAACGTCAAAACCATTGCACGTACCAAAACAAACAAGTGCTGGGTGTACAATATAGCGACGTCGCGGAATGAAATATACTcactaaagtttttttttgtggtgtgTAAGACCAAGGTTCGACATGCGAATGCGAAGAGAAACACAACTCATATCCACACCCACACACGATTTTCATGTTTTGTTTGCCTAAAATCGAGCTGGTGAGTGCATTTCATGTCACGTGAAAACTCGTTTTGAGCatcagaaaaaataaacagcgcgaattttgaaaatgatttttttttcgctttaaGAGTGTTATCAtcaaaacatcgaacaaaatcagacattttgggaCAAGTTATCACAGATATTAGTgacttatagctcattcgattcgttgaacttttgcgagtaaaacgtagcactacgtttggtgaactttattttgttgtcgacgctCGAGTTCATGAAGTAAGGATCTGCCAAAAGGGGCCAGAAATCGTTTTCTCGCGATTAGTCGAGTAAAACCATTTTGGGAAAACGCTTTTTTAGCTAGCCTTGTAGGCCTTGAAGAGGcgcacattttgagtatacacaccaccaggtccatgtCGATCTGTTGGTGATATCAatcattttaggtgaaaaaataggtgattttcCCAAGTCCCTGACCGGCTGCAGTGACATAAGTCCGAGACATGATATGTATGGTGAGAGAACCTAGCCTCTATAGTACCATAACATGTAAAAACATCCTTGGATAAGTTTCACTGCAAAGGGTTTGAGCGACTTTAGCGGAAGTCCATCCCAagtcgacgaaattttatccctttctttcgtttgtttttcgcttttttgaggttttttgtgcggctattcattatttattgctgACAAGAGTGAGATCAactaaaatcaataattttttgatgtaTTCTTATACTTCTTATACTCTTGGAACCTaaatttcgatctatttggactattttctatataaaagtgGGATATGAAGCATTTTTGGACGTTTTTTGTGgctattaaatatttattttcaataacacttttattgaaaataaatattgaatcgCCTAATCgcgagaaaacgatttttggcCCCTTACGCAGACCCTTACTTCATGACCTCGagcgtcgacaacaaaataaagttcaccaaacgtagtactacgttttactcgcaaaaggtcaacgaatcgaatgagctgtAAGTCACTAATTTCTATGGCCCCTTAAAAAACACAACATAAGacattcgaccactgtttcgatctgagagaaaaatttaaatacgtctttcgacgttttgcattaatatgcagttcaaaaataccatttctcatcaggccatggcgacagtggtactcgaTACAGTGCTCTAAGAACACTATACCGATTTGCACACGAAAAAGTTTAGTGAATCATAGTTGAAATGAAGTTTCAACTCATCATCAAACTTTTCTAACTCGTGGCCAAAAGCCCCCACACTTGGGCGAAACCAAGAAGAGTCAAGAAGAGAAACTCTTCTTGGTTTCGCCCAAATGTGGGGGCTTTTGGTAAAGAAACCACCGGACTGGCCACGGGTTAGAAAAGTTTGATGATGAGTTGAAACTTCATTTCAACTATGATTCACTAAACTTTTTCGTGTGCAAATCGGTATAGTGTTCTTAGAGCACTGTAtcgagtaccactgtcgccatggcctgatgagaaatggtatttttgaactgcatgttaatgcaaaacgtcgaaagacgtatttaaatttttctctcagatcgaaacagtggtcgaatgtCTTATGTTGGATTCGACATTGTGCCTGTCTAATGGCACGGATTCGTTGTTGATGTGCTGAATGCTTAGCATTCGATTCAACCACATATAATTGATGACTTAGTCATCTGGtggttgaaaattcaaaaatgtagaTACATTGCACTTCGTATCTATAGAAGAATCAACCATAGTCGCATATGTGTGGCTTATgaaggtttgaaaaaactttcaattgtTCACGTTTAAACATATGTGCAAACTCTTCTTCCTATGGCCCCCTGTCCAAAAGTTGTTAgaagatttcgcgatatcactcttaaaacgAAGACGTTGGGATCTCTATCTCGTATCCATCACATTCCATCATTCTAAATATGGATGCATTCAAGGATGAGTTAATTTCtatgattttaaattgaagcATCTATCCCGTTGAATCTCAATCATTCTTTCGAGCTCTGTATCATTTAGAGAGTTCTAAGCTTGCGTCGCTCAGTTACTCGTTTAAGACATTCTACTGAGCGATGCCAGCCTCAATTTTGTAATCaagttttcttcaaaatttggAGTTCGACTACTACTGTACTTCAAGGAAATAGTTGACGAATAGTAAATCGAAACAGAAGAAGTGTATAACTTAACTACCAATAGTAACAAAatcttacaagcgaaagttcacgtttattttgtttacaattcaaatttttcaggtttaAGCAAAATGATTAACTGAATGTTCTTTATATACCAAAATAAGTTTACCACATTCGTATTccgtaacaaaaaatttactggCCGCCATGTGTTCGTTCCAATAACTCAGCTTCGGCTTTGATTTCCTGAGCCTTAACTGTAAACTGTCTCATAGCTTCTACGCGCGAAATGTTACCGAGACTCTCCCATTGCTGTTTTTCTCGCGTGCCAAGCGCCGATTTTGATTCGGGTGGTGCATGTCTAAACGCACCGTGTGCCGCTTGATTCAGTAGAGCATTCAATTTGCGATTCAGTTCCAATTGTTTGTTCAGATCATAGGGTCCTAGGCATggatgtaaattaaaaatgctTTAATTTAACTCTATCCTCAAAGCATATTATTTTGCTGTACTTCGAGAGTACTCATGTCCCTGCgcttttaattttgaattttgtaagtATTGGTAAGGGTGGGTTGGCTAATGCATAACAGGCATAAGAGAACATTTTTTCCATAGCACAATTTGTATGTCTGGTGTGGATTgaaataagaaaagaaaaaggtTAAAGAAGTGATATTGCATTTCCGTTACAAACAACCTTTTCTCCTAAGCTTTGATTTCCACTTCCAAAAAAACCCTCCGTTTTGCCTTcgtttagctaaaccacgcCTCTTTCCTATTATTTAcaacgtaaacggagtgcttttTCGTAActggaaatcaagcctaagTAAGGTAAGTTGTAAGGCTGTCTGtccatttcaaaattatcaatacaaaattatcaatttaggAATACGCAGAATGCTCTAAAGGATCGTTCATAAAGTATGTAAGGCAAGCGAAAGAGATGCAAGATATagcataaaatttgatatgAATGATGCATAACGACAATATTTTATACTTATGTCATTAAAACGCTATTTGTGTGCAGTACGTGTGGAAATGTGTGTACAATAAATTCATAACAATGTTGATTAtgtcaaggctgtatactttggggaggtcacgcagaccgccattttattagatacgcgggaacacaccacttctgatgactttacatatacaagaaattcaccacatcatcaagacgacgagaatcatcagagtaggtgaatttttgtatgaaatcggccattttatcatcaactgtgatgtgtaacccgcgtatctgtatctgcgtgacctccccaaagtatacagccttggattATGTAACCGATTTCAGccacaatttcaaatttgaacgaCGGCTAAGACATAGCATTATCACAGAGGGTGTATTGTCACcaataaatataaacaaaactcATAGCAAAATATAGTTCGCATACAATACGTTTTATATGCATACTAATCACTTCAGCTTACCTTGCGAGGTTCTAAGATTTTCGATGTATGCAACGGATTCatcgaattttctttgttgttcTTGCAAAGTTCCCATTTCAATTGATCAGTCTTTCAGCtccaatcaattttttatttgggaggagtggaaaaattttccgttttagTATTCTTTATTGGAAACCAAAAATACAACACCGATGAATGTATAGCTGTTGAATGACTGAATGAAAATTCTAACGTACAGAGTCAGTTGGATCATCGATCTCTAAAAATATCTTCGCCATTGAGTGGGTGTTGTTATGAAAATGGTAGTAAAATGTTGCAGAACATATTAGATTGTTTGTCCAAGAAAATTATGTTTGATTCGGATTGCCACATAAACACGATTCTCGATACATAACGATGGGtgaattaatttcgaaaatcatttgctttttattttatttttttaacacaCTGCAATGAAATATGCGATTCAttggtggcgggacatttccacaccgtcaatatcgtcaggaacgatattatcgtttttttggacgatactatcgtctaaaaaccgatactatcgtctaaaaaacgataatatcgtttttagacgatagtatcgtccaaaaaaacgataatatcgttttttggacgatagtatcgtctcacaatcgatattatcgttttttagacgatactatcgtccaaaaaaatgatattatcgcccaaaaaattttcatccaggacgataatatcgtctaaattgaaaaattctaaaatattgtctggacgatattatcgttttcttgtcgatattatcgttcaaaaaacgctattatcgttttctggacgatattaccgttctagaaaatctaattgatattttcgttttctgtacgataatatcgtccaaaacgataatatcgttttcttaaacgataatatcgtccaggacgatactatcgtttaaaaaaacggtaatatcgcccaggacgatattatcgtttagttttgggtggtaatattgtccaggactcaattttactcagaggtgcagcaagaaccgaattctcttccaaaatatcgaaaaacaattgtcagaggaaatcacctcaacatcagtgtttaaaaaaggcgtttagttcgtccctaaataattcatctttttacgtaatgaataccaactttgattgtacataaaaagcgttttaacacgccgagcgatacggcccattgccccggagcgaagcggagggccgcaatgcgagccgggcgccggaacggtgtcggaacttaggagttaatttttttttctcgcatcgtctcataattagtctgtgtaatttttctatataaaatttaaatttacggaaccaaatgaaccaatttttaatatatatttgccgtctataaaaaggtgtttatctacaagattttgtgtttcgtattatcgtctagaatttatattttaaataaattaaaaacgatattatcgtcctggacgatattatcatctcaaatttaaaaaaataaattaattaaaaactaaattatcgtcccaaaaattatcgcccaggacgataatatcgtccaaaataacgataaatttgttcagaaaaagaaaataacgataatatcgtccagcggatattttcatccaggacgatattatcgtcaaaaaaacgatattatcgttttttgaacgataatatcgttttttagacgatagtatcatcaaaaaaacgatagtatcgtccaaaaaaacgatattatcgtttaaaaacgatattatcgtttttttaaacgataatatcgtcaagaaaacgataatatcgtcctgaaaatattttaaaatttataattttagacgatattatcgtcctgaatgaaatttttttggacgataatatcgttttttagtcaatactatcgtctaaaaaacgataatatcgttactggcgatattgaccgtgtagttatgtcgcctcatcgattcatttcatttcagtgTGATTTTCGAGACGAATAGGGAGCTGCCTAACTgctaaacaaaacaaacgcaATCGTGGATACAGTTCTGATTGAGATAATGGACGAGATCAATGcaattgataaaattcattttaaaattttggaaagTCTACAAATACTTTGAATGAATCGATAAGGTCCACAAATCCGTCCGATTATGCGTATTACATCCTTACAGCAGTAATGTtctattaaaagaaaatcagaaaaaaacctAATTTGAACATTGCAAAAAACAACCCATTTGAAGTTACAGCAAGAGCCATAAACACTCAAAACATAAAGCTTAATAGTACCCTTTTAATGCGTCTTATGTAGATTAGATGATACAAAATGTGTATCAAAATGTCCTCTATTTGAGGGCCAGCTGAGAAATCAGCTGAAGTCATACACAACAATCATTATAGCATTGCGATTCTTTCCGTTCCTTTTTATCAATGAATGAGTCATCGTAACAGATTTGTACACTATAGACATGCGTAGATTTGTATTGTTATGTAGGGTTCTTCTCATCGTAATAAAAGTCCTTCGAAAACGGGGGTGGCATTTAATGGGGTGTATtgatatttaaaacaaaatattttcttttagcAGCGATACGCAATTTCATTTCTTGCCAAACAAGAATAGGAACAGCTGGAaaagtaaattcaattcaattgaaaaactaaaatcaatttctgattCCTCGTTCTccgttttgattttaaatttttatttgtacgCCCACCGTGATTGtgacgaaagaaagaaaatgtttgcaaacAATTTCGGaggacaaaaaaatatttgctgtGGTCTTGTGTTTGATGCGGGGAAACGTCCAATTCCCCTGATATCAGCAGATGTCTGTGCAACGGTGATTCATGCTGCGGCTCAAGTGGAAATAACACAGTACTATGTAAACAACGAGGAACAACCAATCGAAGCAATTTATTACTTTCCTGTCGATCCAGATGCATCGGTTACCAATTTCCAGGCCGAGTTGGATGGCAGAGTGATTAAAGTATGTGTCTGCTACCAGCCAATAAATAGGCCGTTGCATTTTTCTAATATTTACAGGGAACCGTGAAACCACGAGATGAAGCTCTAAAAGTTTATGCTGAGGCAATAGCTGATAAGAAAACATCGTTTCTGGGAGAGGAGACAACCAGCGATATATTCAAAGTTAGCATAAAGTTCTGATCCTATAAATTCTCCCCAAATTCGTTCAATGCTATGTCTCTTAGCTTCGAGTGGGTTTTCTTAAACCAGGCACTCATGTGAAGATCTTCATCGAATATATGACTGAAGTAAAAAACGAGCCGGGGACCAACAACATCCGCTTTTACATACCGACGACAATTGCACCACGTACCTTCCACAGGAACGGATAGCCAGGCAATCGATATTGAGAACATGCAGTTCTCGAGCTCATCTCCGGCACCATTGTCtataaaagtaaaagtttCCATACAAGGTGGCATAAAGGCAATTGAGAGTCCAACGCATAAAGTGACCGTGCAGACGTCAGAactaatttctgaaaatgataattaccACAAGGCTGTTGTGGAATTGTCAGGACAAACAACGGACATGGATCGTGATTTTGTGTTGACTATTCAACCAGGGGAGAAACATAAGCCAAGAATGTATTCAGAGGTAAAGGTAGTGTAGTCACGCCATGTATAACTATTTGTATTCGTTTTGCTTTGTATTCTATCTGTATTATCCTGATAGTTTAGACGAATGGCAACGATAATTCGACTGCTGTAATGATTCATTTGTTACCCAGTTTCAAATTGTGCGACCTAAAGCCGGAGCTAATTTTTGTGCTTGATAGATCTGGATCTATGATGGGTAGAAGTATCGCCTTGGCTAGGGAAGCACTTTTGGTGTGTTAAATGTATGAGTTCACTTATTCCATCCATTTCACACAGCTTCTTAATTACTTTCCAGCTAATCCTACATTCCTTGCCTGCTGATTGCTACTTTAATATAGTAGGATTTGGATCGACTCATACATCTGTGTTTCCCACCAGTGTAAAGTAcgatgaagaaaatttaaagagaGCGAAAGCGCATGCAAGGGGTATAATGTGTccctaagagtaattatacctagggaggaaatttcgaacaaaattacgtaaaatatgtggtcccaacatgaacaagaatagaccggctgaagcctggtgaggtcttttttcatttttttttcaatttctgtttactactagcttggtactaattcaagtaccactttggtattcaactaccaaattttggaattataaataggcaagcaagcCTATTACAACATCCGTATTAGTCAACTACCatgttggtagtcaactaccactttggtagtcaactaccactttggtagtcaactaccactttggtagtcaactaccactttggtagtcaactaccactttggtagtcaactaccactttggtagtcaactacaactttggtagtcaactaccactttggtagtcagtcaactaccactttggtagtcagtcaactaccactttggtagtcagtcaactaccactttggtagtcagtcaactaccactttggtagtcagtcaactaccactttggtagtcagtcaactaccactttggtagtcagtcaactaccactttggtagtcagtcaactaccactttggtagtcagtcaactaccactttggtagtcagtcaactaccactttggtagtcagtcaactaccactttggtagtcagtcaactaccactttggtagtcagtcaactaccactttggtagtcagtcaactaccacttggtagtcagtcaactaccactttggtagtcagtcaactaccactttggtagtcagtcaactaccactttggtagtcagtcaactaccactttggtagtcagtcaactaccactttggtagtcagtcaactaccactttggtagtcaactaccaaatactcgatttataaatagaccagcaggccgaataatttcgtcagtcggtttgcatctctcgagtaagaaacatctttgctgctatatagtttgggggtctaactgccaacaactaccaaattgcaatgtctgctatgagcgattggttaccagataacaaataataattgatttgcctggtgttggtttgttcatagtagcattgcaattttaacttttatcaatcacattttatttgtgacacagacggacagacggacggacagatgaactgcccacaataggtctttttttcctatggaaaaaagacctaaaaacgaaatgtttattggtaggtgtgtttgccctcttaattaagagggcaaattgaactatcaaaagcgaaCGCATACAggtattggtgtaaaattatacgaaatgtgtatgttatacaaactgatgttgggaccacatttcgtcgtacaaatttcctctctaggtataattactctaagatgTGTCCATAAAACGCTAGAACTTTCGATAATTTgtcgtttaaatttttagcTCTGGATGCCGATATGGGTGGTACAGAAATTCTTGCACCTCTAGAGGAAATATTCGGTCAACCAGAAATCGATGGTTATTTCAGGCAAATTTTTGTTCTGACTGATGGCGAGGTACGTTCTCGTTTTTAGAAGTAAACAATCTACATTTATCGAATGTTCGTAACAGGTATCCAATCAGAACGCTGTAGTCGGAATTGTACACGCCAATGCGCACAAAGTACGAGTATTTGCTCTTGGGATTGGCGATGCAGCATCCCACGGTTTGGTTGGAGGTATAGCAAAAGCTGGCGGTGGTACGGCTGCCTATGTAACGTACAACGAGAGTGTAGATAAGAAGGTTCTTGATCAACTGAAAAATGCGTTGCAACCGTCATTGACTGACATCCATTTGGAGTGGGATGGTCTGTCTCCGATTCAAGAAAAACCGACTATTcttaataaaacgaaaacattgCTCGGGTATAACAAACCGATAGAATCGGATGAATTGACATCAGAAACGTCTCCACGGATTAAACAATCGCCGGAAAAGATTCCGCCGGTGTTTGATGGGTCTCAATTGATAGTGTTCGGATTGTTTAAAAATGATTGCCCTAAGTCGGTATTAATCACCGCACAATCACCAGACGGGCCCCTTACTGTGAGAGTAGAGGTAATGATAACCGGTCttccattaaaaataattgagaTTTAACTTTTGTTCCATCAGCATTCTCCATCAAATGTCCAAGGAGATGTGCGCCTACTATTTCATCGTCTTGCAGCTATAAGACTAATTCGCGATTTGGAGGCCAAAGAAGATTCGGAACCGAAAAAGAGCTTGAAGCAAGAAATCATAGATATAGCATGCCAGAACGGtacaattcaaaattcttgaaGATGAATTAATCATTAACATCTctacaaaaattgtatttttgctTCCGCTGGAATCACGTCTAGCTATACCTCATTCATTGCTATTGATGTAGCTGACGAGAAACAGATGTTGGCGAATTGGGTGATGGAAACAAGATTTATACCTAACCAATTAGCTCATGGGTGGCACGGCGGATATGATCTATCGGCATCCTATGATCGTGCATACACTTTACCGGCACATTGTACTTTGCAATCGGCTGCGACAAACGGCTGGTTTTCTTCGACTTCTGTTATCAAATCCAAAATCCAGTCAATagcaaaaaacttttttgaaagATCTGACCCCAACGACACACTATCCGAACGGCAAAGAAGGCTGCAAGCCACAATAG
It includes:
- the LOC119067771 gene encoding uncharacterized protein LOC119067771, with product MGTLQEQQRKFDESVAYIENLRTSQGPYDLNKQLELNRKLNALLNQAAHGAFRHAPPESKSALGTREKQQWESLGNISRVEAMRQFTVKAQEIKAEAELLERTHGGQ
- the LOC119067758 gene encoding von Willebrand factor A domain-containing protein 5A-like, which produces MQFSSSSPAPLSIKVKVSIQGGIKAIESPTHKVTVQTSELISENDNYHKAVVELSGQTTDMDRDFVLTIQPGEKHKPRMYSETNGNDNSTAVMIHLLPSFKLCDLKPELIFVLDRSGSMMGRSIALAREALLLILHSLPADCYFNIVGFGSTHTSVFPTSVKYDEENLKRAKAHARALDADMGGTEILAPLEEIFGQPEIDGYFRQIFVLTDGEVSNQNAVVGIVHANAHKVRVFALGIGDAASHGLVGGIAKAGGGTAAYVTYNESVDKKVLDQLKNALQPSLTDIHLEWDGLSPIQEKPTILNKTKTLLGYNKPIESDELTSETSPRIKQSPEKIPPVFDGSQLIVFGLFKNDCPKSVLITAQSPDGPLTVRVEHSPSNVQGDVRLLFHRLAAIRLIRDLEAKEDSEPKKSLKQEIIDIACQNGITSSYTSFIAIDVADEKQMLANWVMETRFIPNQLAHGWHGGYDLSASYDRAYTLPAHCTLQSAATNGWFSSTSVIKSKIQSIAKNFFERSDPNDTLSERQRRLQATIVQTDEVVDIMKTNVERVLERDVKLSPSDDRCDCLSPNFFVRSDVNDAAHGCSSSLLMSLINIQSYDGSFILNEDLVPILGKSLTEMVEASNKHNLSNQVFATALAISFFVHNLADGKGKMGSHCR